The Orenia marismortui DSM 5156 DNA segment GATTCTACTACAACAAATCTCCATGGTTGTAAATTAGTACCTGATGGAGCCAATCTAGCAGCTTCTAAGATTAAATCTAAATCTTCTTTTTTTACTTTATCTGACTTAAAATCTCTAATACTTCTTCTCTCTCTAATCGCTTCTTTAACATTCATCTTTAATCACTCCTATTTATTATTTATAATTAGCCATTATGTATCTAGTTTAATACCTTAATATTTTATTATTTCCTTATTTAATATTTATCATAATCTCATAAAATCACCCCTATTTATATATGTAATATTTTTTATTACATTTATTGCAAAAATATTATCCTACTATTTATTATTAAAAAATATATCATAGCAGGATAACCTTAATGTAATTATAATTATTACAGTTCCTTTTGTCAAGTTCTTCTTATAAATCTCTGATTCAATATTAAGATTAGGTAAACTTATTTTCATAAAAAAATTAGAGAATAAGTACTATTTAGATTCACCCTTTAATATGTTAAAAACATCTTGAATAGTATATTCTTCTAAAAACTCTTCCACCTTCTCCTCTGCTTTATAAAATATAATATCTAAAACATCCTCAATATTGGCACCAATCTCACAATTACAGCTATGGCACTTAGGTTTTAATGTATTTTTAGATGTTAATCTATAGATATCATTTAAAGAAATCTTATCTGCAGATAACTTTAATCTAAAACCACCTTTAACCCCCTCCTTAGATTCAATATATCCATTCTTTCTTAATAAACTCAATATTTTTCTAACTCTTACTGGATGAACCTTCATACTTTCTGCCATAGACTTACTTGTTTCCATATTTTCAGAACTATAAATAAGTAAGATCAAGCTATGAACAGCAAGAGCAAAATCACTATTCATCATATAATATAACCCCTTCTAGAATTCTTATTTTCTACATTGCTTAGTATAAAACTTAGTAAGAAATATGTCAAGAAACTCAAGAAGTTTTTTGCATAAAGAAAATTAGATCACAATTTATAAATAATATCATTAATTTGCTTAAATTTTATAATTTTGCATCAGCTTATTTTAAAAAATCCCTTAGATAAAATTGTGATTCTATGGTGTAATTTAAATATAATACATCTTACAGATATAAATTCCTATAATTTAATGACAAATAACAAGTAAGCAGCAAGTAAAACAACTTTTCAACTGTTGCTAGTCAATTTTTACTGTCCCTTTTCCCTTTATATATAATTTAATTTAAAATTAACATATCTATATTAATAGCTCATATAAATTATAGCACTTCCTTAATATATTCTTCCATATCTCCAGGCTGTATATGAGGTTCAAACCTCTTTAGAACCTTCCCATCTCTACCAACAACAAACTTGGTAAAGTTCCATTTAATTGAATTACCATGAATAAAGCTAGGAAATCTTTTACTTAAAACAGAATGTACTAATTTCTCATTAGGATCTTCTAATTTAAAACCTTCATGAGGGGCTTTAGAAGTAAGATATTTAAATAATGGTATAGCATTTTCGCCTCTAACATCAACTTTAGCAAATATAGGAAACTCTACTCCATAATTTATGGTGCAAAAACTCTGGGCATCTTGACTACTTCCAGGTTCTTGATTTGCAAATTGATTGCAGGGAAACCCTAAAATTTCA contains these protein-coding regions:
- a CDS encoding Rrf2 family transcriptional regulator, with the protein product MMNSDFALAVHSLILLIYSSENMETSKSMAESMKVHPVRVRKILSLLRKNGYIESKEGVKGGFRLKLSADKISLNDIYRLTSKNTLKPKCHSCNCEIGANIEDVLDIIFYKAEEKVEEFLEEYTIQDVFNILKGESK
- a CDS encoding glutathione peroxidase; the encoded protein is MSIYDFKVETVAGNEVSMKEYEGKVLIIANTASKCGFTPQYEDLQKLYSKYQEDGLEILGFPCNQFANQEPGSSQDAQSFCTINYGVEFPIFAKVDVRGENAIPLFKYLTSKAPHEGFKLEDPNEKLVHSVLSKRFPSFIHGNSIKWNFTKFVVGRDGKVLKRFEPHIQPGDMEEYIKEVL